The sequence TTAGTTGCTCGATATCCAAATAGATGTAGTAGCTATAAGATCGATCGGTTTCAGACTAAGAATTGATTGCTTTTCCTAATTCCGATTAAGTCTATTGTTCAAAGAGGAAATCATGTCAGTCATTCTTAAATTGATTCCGTGGCTATTCGTCGGCTTAACCGCTGCTTTACTCCATCTCGCTTTTACCTCTCAAGCTTATTTGCAAATCTTACTGTTACTCTTGGCGATCGCCCTGATTATTCCAGGTATAGAAAAATCCCCGGCAGGGACATTACCAATTTTTCGCTCCACGATTGTGCGATGGCTGCTGTGGCTTTGCCTCATACTTGCGGCAGTCGTGACTTTTGTCTCCACACACCCAAACAGTGAACAAAGAATAGCGCAAAGAGTCGCTCTGTTGCATGTAGATACAATCATCAGAGATCAGCAAATATATTACCTGGAACGAGGAACATTCGCTGCCTCTATGCAAGAGTTGCTAATTTCAATCCCAGAAAACTCATATTATCGCTACGATTTAGCAGTTCAGAATACCGAGCCTTCCAGTGTCAAAATTACCGCAACCGCATCTCCTGACTATCCTCTCAAAAGTTATACAGGTGCAGTGCTTGAGGTAGGAACAGGAGCAGAAGCGACCTCCGTAAAGGTGATCT comes from Leptolyngbya sp. CCY15150 and encodes:
- a CDS encoding type IV pilin-like G/H family protein, with product MSVILKLIPWLFVGLTAALLHLAFTSQAYLQILLLLLAIALIIPGIEKSPAGTLPIFRSTIVRWLLWLCLILAAVVTFVSTHPNSEQRIAQRVALLHVDTIIRDQQIYYLERGTFAASMQELLISIPENSYYRYDLAVQNTEPSSVKITATASPDYPLKSYTGAVLEVGTGAEATSVKVICETRKPSEVPPAMPNATTSSQDQLTCPAGSQDVTTEISDSSAASPRTSPSSTQDIPSIEETTWKWNSEETVTFLPGGTVTFSNSEAGGSWQQDGDQVKFDSNNFTMFEVTVNSREMTGRWYRIEEPSTGTSTFLERVD